One Halobacterium sp. DL1 DNA window includes the following coding sequences:
- a CDS encoding carbon monoxide dehydrogenase large subunit, with protein MSGAESPTEPGTETDTHVERESFVGSGLERVEDHRILTGEAEYIHDIEPEGTVHMALVRSVHPHAHIEDVDTSAAEDHPDCLLALTIDTLKAEYEPMPCGLKGFEEWSLADDKVRFVGEPVVAVVAKDRYAAEDIVDLVDIEYDQLDPVVDPLEAREDETLVHEHYGSNVADSETLDFGDVEGAFEDADNVIEREYSWGRISGVPLETAGVVATYDTDRDAFDIDCNIQLHTLVDDTIYEPLGYPPEKVNLEVPPDVGGSFGTKIAIHRYCTLAAMASHQLDGRPVKFVEDRVENLQGGDMHSSDRDYRVRLAYDDDGTIQGLDTWFVDDFGAFPHYPVNQALKPLSVVTNAYDIDNVRYDYEVALTNKTAQTAYRGFGVPPHLHALEMVVDEAARELGVEASDLRRLNLIQPEDMPFRLPTHNIYDSGDFPAALDRIEEIVEEREVCEGGLLDPDVVEQKREEGKYRGYSPTVHIEPGVSGSDWTDRQRTDKDALEAREREDVSELPEHFRIELLDDGTVQSYLATDTSGQGHQTLVTQLLADGLGVLPSDIEVGYLDSVTAPTEYGTAASRMAVMLSGATDGAAEKLRENCRKLAAQREFGCDVDDVVYRDGGVERADGSERLTLAELAELDSGQKNERLTRVSYDYEHPTTSLPEFDEALTRKFPVYPTAAFAANAPIVEVDTNTGEVDILKFYSLRDCGTRLNPTIVDGQAHGGLAQGLGAALMEEFQYDDEGQPQAITMFEYLLPSTKNMPDVELEHSETPSPFTVTGAKGTGEGGMIDGPAAIASSINAALEDQQFVTDQIPMTPHRVRKRLRDAE; from the coding sequence ATGTCCGGCGCCGAGTCCCCGACCGAACCGGGCACCGAGACTGACACGCACGTCGAGCGCGAATCGTTCGTCGGTTCGGGCCTCGAACGCGTCGAGGACCACCGCATCCTCACCGGGGAGGCCGAGTACATCCACGACATCGAGCCGGAGGGCACCGTCCACATGGCGCTCGTGCGCAGCGTCCACCCCCACGCCCACATCGAGGACGTGGACACGAGCGCCGCCGAGGACCACCCGGACTGCCTCCTCGCGCTCACCATCGACACGCTGAAAGCGGAGTACGAGCCGATGCCCTGCGGCCTGAAGGGGTTCGAGGAGTGGTCGCTGGCCGACGACAAGGTCCGGTTCGTCGGCGAACCGGTCGTCGCCGTCGTCGCGAAGGACCGCTACGCCGCGGAGGACATCGTCGACCTCGTCGACATCGAATACGACCAGCTCGACCCCGTGGTCGACCCGCTGGAGGCCCGCGAGGACGAGACGCTGGTACACGAGCACTACGGGTCGAACGTCGCCGACAGCGAGACGCTTGACTTCGGCGACGTCGAGGGCGCCTTCGAGGACGCGGACAACGTCATCGAACGGGAGTACTCCTGGGGCCGCATCTCCGGGGTTCCCCTCGAGACGGCGGGCGTCGTCGCGACCTACGACACCGACCGCGACGCCTTCGACATCGACTGCAACATCCAGCTCCACACGCTCGTCGACGACACCATCTACGAGCCGCTGGGCTACCCACCGGAGAAGGTGAATCTGGAGGTGCCGCCGGACGTCGGCGGGAGCTTCGGGACGAAGATCGCCATCCACCGCTACTGCACGCTGGCCGCGATGGCGTCCCATCAGCTCGACGGTCGCCCCGTGAAGTTCGTCGAGGACCGCGTCGAGAACCTGCAAGGCGGGGACATGCACTCCTCGGACCGCGACTACCGCGTCCGGCTGGCCTACGACGACGACGGCACCATCCAGGGCCTCGACACGTGGTTCGTCGACGACTTCGGCGCGTTCCCCCACTACCCCGTCAACCAGGCGCTGAAGCCGCTGTCCGTGGTGACGAACGCCTACGACATCGACAACGTGCGCTACGACTACGAGGTCGCGCTCACGAACAAGACCGCCCAGACCGCCTACCGCGGCTTCGGCGTGCCCCCGCACCTCCACGCCCTCGAGATGGTCGTCGACGAGGCGGCCCGCGAACTCGGCGTCGAGGCCTCTGACCTCCGGCGGCTGAACCTCATCCAGCCCGAGGACATGCCGTTCCGCCTCCCGACGCACAACATCTACGACTCCGGTGACTTCCCGGCGGCCCTCGACCGCATCGAGGAGATCGTCGAGGAACGGGAGGTCTGCGAGGGCGGCCTGCTCGACCCCGACGTCGTCGAGCAGAAGCGCGAGGAGGGGAAGTACCGCGGCTACAGCCCCACCGTCCACATCGAACCCGGCGTCTCCGGTTCGGACTGGACGGACCGCCAGCGCACCGACAAGGACGCCCTCGAAGCCCGTGAGCGCGAGGACGTCTCCGAACTCCCCGAGCACTTCCGCATCGAACTGCTCGACGACGGCACAGTCCAGTCGTACCTCGCGACGGACACCTCCGGGCAGGGCCACCAGACGCTCGTCACCCAGCTGCTCGCCGACGGCCTCGGCGTGCTCCCGAGCGACATCGAGGTCGGCTACCTCGACAGCGTCACCGCGCCGACCGAGTACGGCACTGCGGCCTCCCGGATGGCCGTGATGCTGTCGGGCGCCACCGATGGCGCCGCCGAGAAGCTCCGCGAGAACTGTCGGAAGCTCGCCGCTCAGCGCGAGTTCGGCTGCGACGTCGACGACGTCGTCTACCGCGACGGTGGTGTCGAGCGCGCCGACGGCTCGGAACGGCTCACGCTCGCGGAACTCGCGGAACTCGACTCGGGGCAGAAGAACGAGCGACTCACCCGGGTCAGCTACGACTACGAGCACCCGACGACGAGCCTCCCCGAGTTCGACGAGGCGCTCACCCGGAAGTTCCCGGTCTACCCGACGGCCGCGTTCGCCGCGAACGCGCCCATCGTCGAGGTGGACACGAACACCGGCGAGGTCGACATCCTGAAGTTCTACTCGCTGCGGGACTGCGGCACACGCCTCAACCCCACCATCGTCGACGGGCAGGCCCACGGCGGCCTCGCCCAGGGCCTCGGCGCGGCGCTCATGGAGGAGTTCCAGTACGACGACGAGGGCCAGCCACAGGCCATCACGATGTTCGAGTACCTCCTCCCGTCGACGAAGAACATGCCCGACGTCGAACTGGAGCACTCCGAGACGCCGTCGCCGTTCACGGTCACCGGCGCGAAGGGGACCGGAGAGGGCGGCATGATCGACGGCCCCGCGGCCATCGCCTCCTCGATCAACGCGGCGCTCGAGGACCAGCAGTTCGTGACCGACCAGATTCCGATGACGCCCCACCGCGTCCGCAAACGGCTCCGCGACGCGGAGTAA
- a CDS encoding uracil permease produces the protein MPDGNTEAEQSRGNGLVRYGIEDRPENGEAVALGIQHLLAMFLSTVALPLVIASAIGLGSADITFIVQMALLVAGIATLVQVFPIGPVGARLPIVMGTSAIFVSPLIDIGSTYGLATIFGAVIIAAPVEVVIGYFFDDVEDFFPPLVTGIVVMLVGLTLIPIAIQYSAGIPGTDAFGSLENLGLAALVLVVALVTNQFFGGFMRSASVLIAVVVGYLAAIPLGLLDLSAVGSAAWFSFPTPLKYGIAFEPSAIILAAFAYIITSMETIGDVAGTTEAVGRDPTSEETKGGLIADGVMSAFAGLFNAFPNTSFSQNVGLISFTGIASRFVVGITGVFLIVLGLVPKVAAVVSAMPNPVLGGAAVVLFGMIFSIGLRIITRGSDLSQRNLTIIATSIVLGVGVEWRSDALAQLPDDIQVLATSGLIVGGVTALVMNAVLPEDAAPMGEGAVGDPVAGEDPETRTDD, from the coding sequence ATGCCAGACGGTAATACAGAGGCAGAACAGAGCAGAGGTAACGGACTAGTCCGGTACGGCATCGAAGACAGACCCGAAAACGGCGAGGCAGTCGCGCTGGGCATCCAGCACCTCCTCGCGATGTTCCTCTCGACAGTGGCGCTCCCGCTGGTCATCGCCAGCGCCATCGGCCTCGGGTCCGCGGACATCACCTTCATCGTTCAGATGGCGCTGCTCGTCGCCGGTATCGCTACCCTCGTCCAGGTGTTCCCCATCGGTCCGGTCGGCGCCCGCCTCCCCATCGTGATGGGGACCAGCGCCATCTTCGTGTCGCCGCTCATCGACATCGGCAGCACGTACGGGCTGGCCACCATCTTCGGCGCCGTCATCATCGCGGCGCCCGTCGAAGTGGTCATCGGCTACTTCTTCGACGACGTCGAGGACTTCTTCCCGCCGCTGGTCACTGGCATCGTCGTGATGCTCGTCGGCCTCACGCTCATCCCCATCGCAATCCAGTACTCCGCCGGTATCCCCGGCACGGACGCCTTCGGGAGTCTGGAGAACCTCGGGCTCGCGGCGCTCGTGCTCGTCGTCGCGCTCGTCACCAACCAGTTCTTCGGCGGCTTCATGCGCTCGGCGAGCGTCCTCATCGCCGTCGTCGTCGGCTACCTCGCGGCCATCCCGCTGGGCCTGCTCGACCTCTCGGCGGTCGGTTCGGCCGCGTGGTTCTCGTTCCCGACGCCGCTCAAGTACGGCATCGCCTTCGAACCCAGCGCCATCATCCTGGCCGCGTTCGCGTACATCATCACCTCGATGGAGACCATCGGCGACGTCGCCGGCACCACCGAGGCGGTCGGCCGCGACCCCACCAGCGAGGAGACCAAGGGCGGCCTCATCGCGGACGGCGTCATGTCCGCGTTCGCGGGCTTGTTCAACGCGTTCCCGAACACCTCCTTCAGCCAGAACGTCGGGCTCATCAGCTTCACAGGCATCGCCAGCCGGTTCGTCGTCGGCATCACCGGTGTGTTCCTCATCGTCCTCGGCCTCGTGCCGAAGGTCGCTGCGGTCGTCTCCGCGATGCCCAACCCGGTGCTCGGCGGCGCCGCCGTCGTGCTCTTCGGGATGATCTTCTCCATCGGCCTCCGCATCATCACCCGCGGGTCGGACCTCTCGCAGCGTAACCTCACCATCATCGCGACCTCCATCGTCCTCGGCGTGGGCGTCGAGTGGCGCTCCGACGCGCTCGCTCAGCTTCCCGACGACATCCAGGTGCTCGCGACCTCCGGACTCATCGTCGGCGGCGTCACCGCGCTCGTGATGAACGCCGTTCTGCCCGAGGACGCCGCACCGATGGGCGAGGGCGCAGTCGGCGACCCGGTCGCTGGCGAGGACCCCGAGACCCGCACCGACGACTGA
- a CDS encoding cyclase, with amino-acid sequence MLDGYEMHDLTQPWSQDTPAWPTYDNPKIWYEKSLDTEKVNGQKIEFMNHTGTHLDGEKHFIAHGRDIESMPLDELVSDAVVADISDKVGDYDVYTSDMIEDVCDVQEGDILFIHTGYQKYAWHREEADPHSFFCKHPGPNQEFADWCKEMDLNYLILDCGSADHPMNTIVRDVRPELAAEAREKHGVDDLDEIFPPEGYQLMHTELFPEGIVHVENAQVPEELLNERVQIGTFPWRFRGGESSVSRVVAFTEE; translated from the coding sequence ATGCTCGACGGTTACGAGATGCACGACCTGACGCAGCCGTGGTCACAGGACACGCCCGCGTGGCCAACGTACGACAACCCGAAAATCTGGTACGAGAAGTCACTGGACACGGAGAAGGTGAACGGCCAGAAGATCGAGTTCATGAACCACACCGGGACCCACCTGGACGGCGAGAAGCACTTCATCGCCCACGGGCGGGACATCGAGAGCATGCCCCTCGACGAGCTCGTCAGCGACGCGGTCGTCGCGGACATCTCCGACAAGGTGGGCGACTACGACGTCTACACCTCGGACATGATCGAGGACGTCTGCGACGTCCAGGAGGGAGACATCCTCTTCATCCACACGGGCTACCAGAAGTACGCGTGGCACCGCGAGGAGGCCGACCCCCACTCGTTCTTCTGCAAGCACCCCGGCCCGAACCAGGAGTTCGCCGACTGGTGCAAGGAGATGGACCTCAACTACCTCATCCTGGACTGCGGGAGCGCAGACCACCCGATGAACACGATCGTCCGCGACGTCCGCCCGGAACTCGCCGCAGAGGCGCGCGAGAAGCACGGCGTCGACGACCTCGACGAGATCTTCCCGCCCGAGGGCTACCAGCTCATGCACACGGAGCTGTTCCCGGAGGGAATCGTCCACGTCGAGAACGCCCAGGTGCCCGAGGAGCTGCTCAACGAGCGCGTACAGATCGGCACGTTCCCGTGGCGGTTCCGCGGCGGCGAGTCCTCCGTCTCGCGGGTCGTCGCGTTCACCGAGGAGTAG
- a CDS encoding OsmC family protein yields the protein MPLDWDLQKAVWEEFETLADADRVPTGENRVETELVENYHGRGTARDFEFESDEPASMAGGQNRGPRPLEYFLAGFAFCQQVVLAKHALAMGVEVDDVRVEVEGDVDPRGVLGIDDVDSGFDGGLRQVTRIESPATEREVKQLVATADENCPASASLAVPVDRELYLNGERIDA from the coding sequence ATGCCACTCGACTGGGACCTGCAGAAGGCCGTCTGGGAGGAGTTCGAGACGCTCGCGGACGCCGACCGCGTGCCGACCGGCGAGAACCGCGTGGAGACCGAACTCGTCGAGAACTACCACGGCCGCGGGACCGCGCGCGACTTCGAGTTCGAGTCCGACGAACCCGCGTCGATGGCCGGCGGCCAGAACCGCGGTCCGCGACCGCTGGAGTACTTTCTCGCGGGGTTCGCGTTCTGCCAGCAGGTCGTGCTGGCGAAGCACGCGCTCGCCATGGGCGTCGAGGTGGACGACGTGCGCGTCGAGGTGGAGGGCGACGTGGACCCCCGTGGCGTCCTCGGCATCGACGACGTCGACTCTGGCTTCGACGGCGGCCTCAGGCAGGTCACGCGCATCGAGAGCCCGGCGACCGAGCGTGAAGTCAAGCAACTCGTGGCGACTGCGGACGAGAACTGCCCGGCCAGCGCCTCGCTCGCGGTGCCGGTCGACCGCGAACTCTACCTGAACGGCGAGCGCATCGATGCCTGA
- a CDS encoding cytosine deaminase (Catalyzes the deamination of cytosine to uracil and ammonia), with protein sequence MAHDLLVRNARLPDGRTADVAIDGDAIASLDSTSADAARELDADGGLLAPGFVDCHVHLDKAYIADELPDNESGTLGEAIANIHDRKREYTVEDVRERAGRAIEAHVRNGCTRLRTHVDVDTIGGLTPLRGVVEAREAWSDVADVQVVAFPQEGVVRDPGTAELLVDALAEGADAIGGMPANERSDADTQEHVDACLDLATEYGVPVDMHVDETDDPTARSLEYLAAEAIDRGVEDVTAGHTCALAAYDDAHAARVVDLLAEAGVKMVTNPPTNLLLQGRHDSHPKRRGITRVDELRAAGLTVATGQDCIRDGFYPYGRASMLETALLTAHAAHLQTPAERQAAWNMVGRNAADVMGIDHGLEAGAPATVNVFPPSVETPTDALREGVAPRYVLHEGSVVAENEIRSAVVA encoded by the coding sequence ATGGCACACGACCTCCTCGTCAGGAACGCTCGCCTACCCGACGGCCGAACCGCGGACGTCGCAATCGACGGAGACGCTATCGCCTCCCTCGACAGCACGAGTGCCGACGCAGCACGCGAACTCGACGCCGACGGCGGCCTCCTCGCGCCCGGGTTCGTCGACTGCCACGTGCACCTCGACAAGGCGTACATCGCCGACGAACTCCCCGACAACGAGAGCGGGACGCTCGGCGAGGCCATCGCGAACATCCACGACAGGAAACGGGAGTACACGGTCGAGGACGTCCGAGAGCGCGCCGGACGAGCCATCGAGGCCCACGTCCGGAACGGCTGCACCCGACTCCGCACGCACGTCGACGTCGACACCATCGGCGGTCTCACACCGCTCCGCGGCGTCGTCGAGGCCCGCGAGGCGTGGAGCGACGTCGCCGACGTGCAGGTGGTCGCGTTCCCCCAGGAGGGCGTCGTTCGGGACCCCGGCACGGCGGAGCTGCTCGTGGACGCACTGGCGGAGGGCGCGGACGCCATCGGCGGGATGCCGGCCAACGAACGCAGCGACGCCGACACCCAAGAGCACGTCGACGCCTGCCTAGACCTGGCCACCGAATACGGCGTCCCAGTGGACATGCACGTCGACGAGACCGACGACCCGACCGCGCGCTCCCTGGAGTACCTCGCCGCGGAGGCTATCGACCGTGGCGTCGAGGACGTGACCGCCGGCCACACGTGCGCACTGGCCGCCTACGACGACGCACATGCCGCTCGGGTCGTCGACCTGCTCGCTGAGGCCGGCGTCAAGATGGTGACGAACCCGCCGACCAACCTGCTGCTTCAGGGCCGCCACGACAGCCACCCGAAGCGCCGCGGCATCACGCGGGTCGACGAACTCCGCGCGGCCGGCCTCACGGTCGCAACGGGCCAGGACTGCATCCGCGACGGCTTCTACCCGTACGGCCGCGCGAGCATGCTGGAGACGGCACTGCTCACCGCGCACGCCGCCCACCTTCAGACGCCCGCCGAGCGCCAGGCTGCGTGGAACATGGTCGGCAGAAACGCCGCGGACGTGATGGGCATCGACCACGGCCTCGAAGCGGGCGCACCGGCGACAGTCAACGTCTTCCCGCCGAGTGTCGAGACCCCGACGGACGCGCTCCGGGAGGGCGTGGCGCCGCGCTACGTGCTCCACGAGGGCAGCGTGGTCGCGGAAAACGAGATTCGGTCGGCGGTGGTGGCGTAG
- a CDS encoding carbon monoxide dehydrogenase subunit G produces MIEFSGEFESDHEPEELWKYFTDPDILAQCAPGCDHIEQHSESELSATVAVGVGSVKPTFDVDMTVVEADAPNRLVMHAGGDASRNSFETVAEMDLLENEAGGTTATWHAETNVSGLIASLGQRALGSVAERLVNNFFDDLEELADEGVPAESKISAKPDATASLDE; encoded by the coding sequence ATGATTGAGTTCTCAGGCGAATTCGAGTCGGATCACGAACCGGAAGAGCTGTGGAAGTACTTCACCGACCCCGACATCCTGGCGCAGTGCGCGCCGGGCTGTGACCACATCGAGCAGCACTCGGAGTCGGAGCTGTCGGCCACCGTCGCCGTCGGCGTCGGCAGCGTCAAGCCGACGTTCGACGTCGACATGACCGTCGTGGAGGCCGACGCGCCGAACCGTCTCGTGATGCACGCGGGCGGCGACGCGTCCCGGAACTCCTTCGAGACCGTCGCGGAGATGGACCTCCTGGAGAACGAGGCGGGCGGCACCACGGCGACCTGGCACGCCGAGACGAACGTCTCGGGGCTCATCGCGAGCCTCGGCCAGCGCGCGCTCGGCAGCGTCGCCGAGCGCCTCGTCAACAACTTCTTCGACGACCTCGAGGAACTCGCAGACGAGGGCGTCCCCGCGGAGTCGAAGATCAGCGCGAAGCCGGACGCGACGGCCAGCCTGGACGAGTAA
- a CDS encoding (2Fe-2S)-binding protein, with protein sequence MSSESSSQSLDRPTEELTLSVNGETISTTVEPRLKLSDFLRRECGQRGVRVGCEHGVCGACTVLVDGKSTKSCLTYAVQVDGAEVTTVEGLASDGELHPIQEAYHQEHALQCGFCTSGFVMATKELLDRNPDPDKQAVKEGLADNICRCTGYQNIYKAVDRAADELDGAAGAMLDAPSDDIEDRTGGGE encoded by the coding sequence ATGAGCAGTGAGAGCAGTTCACAGAGTCTCGACCGTCCGACCGAGGAGCTCACGCTCTCGGTGAACGGCGAGACCATATCGACGACCGTGGAGCCCCGCCTGAAGCTCTCGGACTTCCTCCGTCGCGAGTGCGGGCAGCGCGGCGTCCGCGTCGGCTGCGAGCACGGCGTCTGCGGCGCCTGTACGGTGCTCGTCGACGGGAAGAGCACGAAGAGCTGTCTCACCTACGCCGTCCAGGTCGACGGCGCCGAGGTGACGACCGTCGAGGGACTGGCGTCGGACGGCGAACTCCACCCCATTCAGGAGGCCTACCACCAGGAGCACGCCCTCCAGTGTGGCTTCTGCACCAGCGGGTTCGTGATGGCCACCAAGGAACTCCTCGACCGCAACCCGGACCCGGACAAGCAGGCGGTCAAGGAGGGACTTGCGGACAACATCTGTCGCTGCACGGGCTACCAGAACATCTACAAGGCGGTCGACCGGGCCGCCGACGAACTCGACGGTGCGGCGGGCGCGATGCTCGACGCACCGAGCGACGACATCGAGGACCGCACCGGGGGTGGCGAGTAG
- a CDS encoding NADPH:quinone oxidoreductase, whose protein sequence is MSTMNAVVLDEWGGELDVRTVERPTPDAGEVLVDVRACGVTRTIENAVQGGLSDADEHVPRIPGHEFAGVVAETGPGVTNFEAGDRVLAYFYLTCGHCDRCRRGDTNQCTNFGGWFGVQRDGAYAEATTIPESNVLPLPDEATFVDGAVAADGLATPLHVCERTGVRDDDTVLVVGAAGRIGVHLSQLAARRGAHVLAADVDEDRLAYVDQVTSDAVTPIDARGDDFAERARAATPHGEGPMVAVDTVGDIDTLRDAWDALALGGDVVSLTTHHERSFAPLLKEFVVKEASLVGSRYATKDEVVRAARLLADDRVTAEYTQTVGLDEVPEVHEALRSGDTHGMTILEP, encoded by the coding sequence ATGTCGACCATGAACGCCGTTGTCCTCGACGAGTGGGGCGGCGAACTCGACGTCAGAACGGTCGAGCGACCGACGCCGGATGCGGGCGAAGTCCTCGTCGACGTTCGCGCCTGCGGCGTCACGCGGACGATAGAGAACGCGGTACAGGGCGGACTCAGCGACGCCGACGAGCACGTCCCGCGGATTCCGGGCCACGAGTTCGCGGGCGTCGTCGCGGAGACGGGTCCCGGCGTCACCAACTTCGAGGCCGGGGACCGCGTGCTCGCGTACTTCTACCTCACCTGCGGGCACTGCGATCGCTGCCGGCGCGGCGACACGAACCAGTGCACGAACTTCGGGGGGTGGTTCGGTGTCCAGCGAGACGGCGCGTACGCGGAGGCGACGACGATTCCCGAATCGAACGTCCTCCCGCTGCCCGACGAAGCGACGTTCGTGGACGGAGCGGTGGCCGCCGACGGCCTCGCCACGCCGCTGCACGTCTGCGAGCGCACCGGCGTCCGCGACGACGACACCGTGCTCGTCGTCGGCGCTGCGGGCCGCATCGGCGTCCACCTCTCGCAACTCGCCGCTCGCCGCGGCGCACACGTACTCGCTGCCGACGTCGACGAGGACCGCCTGGCGTACGTCGACCAGGTCACCAGCGACGCGGTCACGCCCATCGACGCTCGCGGCGACGACTTCGCCGAGCGCGCACGAGCAGCGACGCCCCACGGCGAGGGACCGATGGTCGCCGTGGACACGGTCGGGGACATCGATACGCTCCGGGACGCGTGGGACGCGCTCGCGCTGGGCGGCGACGTCGTCTCGCTGACCACCCACCACGAGCGCTCGTTCGCGCCGCTGCTGAAGGAGTTCGTCGTGAAGGAAGCGAGCCTCGTCGGCTCCCGCTACGCGACGAAGGACGAGGTGGTGCGGGCCGCCCGCCTGCTCGCGGACGACCGCGTCACGGCCGAGTACACCCAGACAGTCGGACTGGACGAGGTCCCGGAGGTCCACGAGGCGCTCAGGTCGGGTGACACCCACGGGATGACTATTCTGGAGCCCTGA
- a CDS encoding carbon monoxide dehydrogenase medium subunit, translating to MKPATFEYHRPSSVSEATELLADLGHDAELLAGNQSLGIIMANRLATPDHLVDINRVDELSGVSIDDDEVEVGAMTTHRDLEFADDLRDVVPMLPQSAEQIAGPSVRNRGTLGGSVAEADPAGNYPAALVALDADLHIVSEDDGERTVPARDFFIAYMFTDLGPEELVTGVSVSREPFPVERTGMAFESLKRAAQTFPTVSAATAVRVDDPDAADPEIEEARVALANVADVPLHVPDAEAAVEGTTLDEDALDEAEAAANDAADPSPEMHADEEWKVELAGEYTRRSLQAAHKRATND from the coding sequence ATGAAGCCGGCCACCTTCGAGTACCACCGACCGTCGTCCGTCTCCGAGGCCACGGAGCTGCTGGCGGACCTCGGCCACGACGCCGAACTGCTCGCCGGCAACCAGAGCCTCGGCATCATCATGGCCAACCGGCTGGCCACGCCCGACCACCTCGTCGACATCAACCGCGTCGACGAACTGTCCGGCGTCTCCATCGACGACGACGAGGTCGAGGTGGGCGCGATGACGACCCACCGCGACCTGGAGTTCGCCGACGACCTCCGCGACGTCGTGCCGATGCTCCCCCAGTCCGCCGAACAGATCGCCGGTCCGAGCGTCCGCAACCGGGGGACACTTGGCGGGAGCGTCGCGGAGGCCGACCCCGCCGGCAACTACCCCGCGGCGCTGGTCGCCCTCGACGCCGACCTCCACATCGTCTCCGAGGACGACGGCGAGCGCACCGTGCCCGCCCGCGACTTCTTCATCGCGTACATGTTCACCGACCTCGGTCCGGAGGAACTCGTCACGGGCGTCTCCGTATCCCGGGAGCCGTTCCCGGTCGAACGGACGGGGATGGCCTTCGAGAGTCTGAAGCGCGCCGCCCAGACGTTCCCGACCGTGAGCGCCGCGACCGCAGTACGCGTGGACGACCCGGACGCTGCGGACCCCGAGATCGAGGAGGCGCGTGTCGCGCTGGCGAACGTCGCGGACGTCCCGCTCCACGTCCCCGACGCCGAGGCGGCCGTCGAGGGAACCACCCTCGACGAGGACGCACTCGACGAGGCCGAGGCGGCCGCGAACGACGCCGCCGACCCCTCCCCCGAGATGCACGCCGACGAGGAGTGGAAGGTCGAACTGGCCGGCGAATACACCCGTCGTTCCCTGCAGGCAGCACACAAACGAGCTACCAATGATTGA
- a CDS encoding cytochrome oxidase I — translation MDSDDPWSVTDRNLHDRLRSLRETDATAAVATVVGVEGSAYRRPGAKLLAPADDDALGAITAGCLEGPVAELAADARQTGAAAVETFDLMDEDEWGLGLGCNGIIDVLVEPLDDSYDPLLDALAEREPATVLTVVESDDEAVPVGARSVLTAEGFRTGDDRPGLPDDALDDLRDAAADARESGSSGGVTVEREAGDLLVFVDGVEPAPDLLLFGAQNDVHAVARFGAEAGFRVTVASARGARADEDAFPHAHRVVGTHPDDIGDAVEAPERTYAVLMSHNLIDDQLALEELLRETDVPYVGLMGPRERFEEIRDAAAAEGATFTPEELDRVSTPVGLDLGDGSPTGIALSVVAEALAVANDAEGGRLREQSGPIHPRTDPTP, via the coding sequence ATGGACTCCGACGACCCGTGGAGCGTGACAGACCGCAACCTCCACGACCGACTCCGGAGCCTCCGGGAGACCGACGCGACGGCGGCCGTCGCAACCGTCGTGGGCGTCGAGGGGTCGGCCTACCGCCGGCCCGGCGCGAAACTGCTCGCGCCCGCCGACGACGACGCGCTCGGCGCCATCACCGCCGGCTGCCTGGAGGGACCGGTCGCCGAACTCGCCGCCGACGCCCGCCAGACGGGGGCTGCGGCCGTGGAGACGTTCGACCTGATGGACGAGGACGAGTGGGGGCTGGGCCTCGGCTGCAACGGCATCATCGACGTGCTCGTCGAACCGCTCGACGACTCCTACGACCCGCTGTTGGACGCGCTCGCGGAGCGCGAACCGGCGACGGTACTGACCGTCGTCGAGAGCGACGACGAGGCCGTCCCCGTAGGCGCGCGCAGCGTCCTCACGGCTGAAGGCTTCCGAACCGGGGACGACCGGCCAGGACTCCCGGACGACGCGCTCGACGACCTGCGCGACGCCGCGGCCGACGCCCGCGAGTCGGGGTCGAGCGGCGGCGTGACCGTCGAGCGCGAGGCGGGCGACCTGCTCGTGTTCGTCGACGGCGTCGAACCCGCGCCCGACCTCCTGCTGTTCGGCGCGCAGAACGACGTCCACGCTGTCGCCCGGTTCGGTGCGGAGGCCGGGTTCAGGGTGACTGTGGCGTCAGCCAGGGGTGCCCGCGCCGACGAGGACGCGTTCCCGCACGCCCACCGCGTCGTCGGCACGCACCCTGACGATATCGGGGACGCAGTCGAAGCTCCCGAGCGCACGTACGCCGTCCTCATGTCACACAACCTCATCGACGACCAACTCGCACTCGAGGAACTGCTCCGGGAGACCGACGTGCCCTACGTGGGGCTGATGGGTCCCCGGGAGCGCTTCGAGGAGATCCGGGACGCGGCCGCCGCGGAGGGGGCGACGTTCACGCCCGAGGAACTCGACCGCGTATCGACGCCGGTGGGCCTCGACCTCGGGGATGGCAGCCCGACGGGCATCGCACTGAGCGTCGTCGCGGAGGCGCTGGCCGTCGCGAACGACGCTGAGGGTGGGCGACTCCGCGAACAGTCCGGCCCCATCCACCCGCGCACCGACCCGACGCCGTGA